In the Paenibacillus sp. FSL R7-0337 genome, GGACGATCCAGTCGGCAGATATCTGCCGGTAGCTGCCTTTTTTGCCGGAAATGGCATAACCGCTCCAGTTGCTCGAAGTCCAGCCGAAGCCGGAACTGGCAGCTCTGCCCGTATTGAGTTTATCCTTCAGACAGGGTTTGCTCCGTGATAATCTATTGACTTGGCCCACTTGTCCACCGCCTCATAATAGGTTGTGCTCTATTTAATGCAGCAGGCGGCTATCAAGGTTGGGTATTCTGTTAAAAAGAATGAGAGAGGATTTGTAATCCCCATGGAAAAAATAACAAAGCTGCGCGGGTTCTATCTGTTTCTGGGACTGGCCGGGGGCTCCTTCGGCTCCTATCTCTCGCTGCTGCTGAAATCAAACGGACTTGAAGTCAGCCAGATCGGCGTGCTGATGGCTATAGGGACGCTGATCGCCATCTGTGTGCAGCCTTTATGGGGAATGGTCTCCGACCGGTATAACCAGGCGCGGCTGGTGCTGATTCTGAGTGTGGCTGTTCCGGCGGTGCTTGCGGTCCTGTACCGTTCGGAATATTTCATCGTGCTGATGCTGGTGTATACCGTGTCCACGATCTTCTCCTCTACACAGGCGCCTATAGCCGACTCGTACGCCATAGCGGCTGCAAACAGGGCTGGAGCCACTTACGGCAGCATCCGCATGATGATGAGCATAGGCGCCGCCGTAGGGGCCATTGCGGGGGGACAGTATGTATCCAAATTCTCTGTATCGACCATCTGGCTGCCGTTTCTGCTGCTGAATAGCATCGCTGTAGTCATTGCCTTCACCCTTCCCAAGCAGGCGGAGGAGAATCACATGATGAGCCAATCCTTCTCCCAGGGAATCAAAAAGCTGCTCGGCAACCGTATATTCCTGGCTTTCCTGGGTGGGAGCTTTCTGGTCAATCAGACCATGACGGCCTTCGGGACCTATTTCGTGATTGCCTTCCAGTCGGTTGGGGGGTCCACCAGCTCTGCGGGAATCGCTCTGTTCCTGGCGTCCATTACCAATGTTCCATCCATGTTCTTCGCCTCCCGGGTTATTCGCAGGCTCGGCATGGAGCGGACGCTGCTGCTTGGAGCGTTAATCTATGTACTGCGCTGGGGCGTCCAGGTGGCCTTTCCGTACCCTTCCGTCATGATCGGCGTACAGGTGCTTCACGGCCTCTCGTTCGGGTTCTTTTATATCGCGGCGGTTGAATATGTATCGAAGATTACCTCAGCGGAGATGCAAGCGACCGGGCAAAGTGTTTTTAACATCGTATTCTCCGGGTTAGCCGGGATTCTCGGCAATCTGCTGAACGGGATGCTGCTGAACCAGGGCGGGGTCGGGCTGATGAACCTCTCCTGCATGATTAGTGCGGCTGCGGGCGCGGCTCTGCTGGTCTATGTCGCCAGAAGTTCACGCCGTAAGCTGCCGCTTACGTCTGCATCCGGCGGTGTCGGCGCTTAGCGGACTGCTGGCTGCCGGATAAGCTGTATTATAGAGAGGAGCATGAATATGAATCCGCATCAACCGGGATGGGCCAGCCGCTGGCACAGTACCTCCATCCGTGTACGTTATCAGGAGACCGACCAGATGGGTGTGGTCTATCATGCCAACTATTTGATCTGGTTTGAGTGCGGCCGCACGGAGATGTTCCGTGAGCTGGGCTTCGACTACCGGAGGCTGGAGGGCCTCGGTCTGCTGCTGCCGGTAACCTCTGCAGATTTGCAATTTAAAAGCCCCGCGCGATATGATGATCTTATTACCGTATATGCGCGGTTAACCACCTTCTCGGCTCTGAGGGTTGTGTATGAATACGAAATCCGCCGGATAGCGGCGGGTCAGGAAGGGCAGGAGCGGACCGCTGGCGAGCTTCTGGTCAGCGGCTCGACGAGCCATGTCTGGCTGAACGGGGAATGGAGGCCTGTGCGGATCGACAGGGCACAGCCTGAGCTGTTCCAGGCCATCCTGGCTGCGCTGAACGAAGAAGAATAGCGTTAATGTAAGGAAGAAGGAGGAGCAGTATGATCAGGAACAAATGGCTGTGGGCCGCCTTATTTGCAGTCCCGGCCGTGGAATTATTCGGTTTCATCTATGTCTCAAGTTTTCTTGGAGCGCCCAAGACACTGCTGATCATGCTGGCTACTTCAGTCATCGGTTTGCTAATGATGCGGTTCGAGGGCAAGAAGGTACTGCAGGACAGCAGAACACATATGCAGGAGGGACGGGTGCCCGGACGGACCATGCTGGACGGCTTATGTATTTTCTTCGGCGGTCTGCTGCTGATTCTGCCTGGATTTGTCACGGATCTGATCGGCTTTACTCTGGTATTTCCGCTGACCCGGCCGCTCTACCGGGTTTTTCTGCTGAAATGGATCGAGAAGAAGATGAAAAACGGCACGTTCACCTTCTACCGCAGGTAGTCGGGTAGAGAGCTAGAGCAGGCTGGCGGTTGCTGGCGGTATGAAGGACTTGTAAGGAATAGTAAAGAGTGCTATGGAGTATTAAGGAGTATTAAGCAGTGGTAAGATTACTTAGGAGCACTATGGAGTAATCGGGTTTGTCAGAAGGTGTTCAGTTGCAGGTGCTGCGGCTGGAGGCCTTTTTGGCGTTAGGGAGTGGTGAGGGAAGAGCAGTAACGGACGGAAACAGTTGGATATTGTACACTTACTGATGTTCGCAAGAGGCACTCTCAGGTATAAGTTGGAAAAATGGCCCACTAATGCAGCCTGCCGCTGAGGATATAGCTGCGCAGGGCGCGGAATACGCCGGCGCGGGAGAACGCATCAAGAATAACGAGCAGCACCGGGCCGAGGATCAGCCCGAGCATGCCCATCAGCTGAAGGCCGGCGAACATGCCGATCAGCATGGCAAGCGGATCGACGCCGATGCTGCTGGCGAGTACTTTGGGTTCCAGCACCTGGCGGGTGATCAGGATGATGCCGTAGAGCACCAGCAGTCCGATGGCCAGCGCCATGTTCCCGGTCATGTACGAATACAAGGCCCAGGGCAGAATGACGATACCGACGCCCAGATAAGGAATCAGATCGACGATGCCAATGGTCAGGCCGATGGCGAAGGCTGATTTGACGCCCAGCAGCAGCAGGCCGATGATCACAATTACCGCCGTTACGGAGATTAGCACTAGCTGGGCGCGGATGTAGCCGAACAGCGCCTTGCGCAGATCCTTCCAGATTTCCGAGACCGGTCTCATCAGCGGAGCCGGGAGCAGGGCGGTCAGCTTGGCATTATGCCGTTCCCAGCCGGTGCTGAGGAAGAAGGCGGCTAATACGATAACAATCAGAATGGTGCCGAGGCTCGGCAGTGAGGAGA is a window encoding:
- a CDS encoding thioesterase family protein, which gives rise to MNPHQPGWASRWHSTSIRVRYQETDQMGVVYHANYLIWFECGRTEMFRELGFDYRRLEGLGLLLPVTSADLQFKSPARYDDLITVYARLTTFSALRVVYEYEIRRIAAGQEGQERTAGELLVSGSTSHVWLNGEWRPVRIDRAQPELFQAILAALNEEE
- the ytvI gene encoding sporulation integral membrane protein YtvI; translation: MDTLVLKRMLRGLWVVLAAALILLAVYVLLPLLYPLLIAWLLAYLMHPLVLILKGMKLPGWLAVSLSLLFYIGGIALVLTALITRLVKELIGLLQTFDLHTDQWRELLLSLSRNASIQNIINQINQFYHDNPGYHATIDSNINRTTETVGQAVTQMITGFFNIILKLISSLPSLGTILIVIVLAAFFLSTGWERHNAKLTALLPAPLMRPVSEIWKDLRKALFGYIRAQLVLISVTAVIVIIGLLLLGVKSAFAIGLTIGIVDLIPYLGVGIVILPWALYSYMTGNMALAIGLLVLYGIILITRQVLEPKVLASSIGVDPLAMLIGMFAGLQLMGMLGLILGPVLLVILDAFSRAGVFRALRSYILSGRLH
- a CDS encoding FxsA family protein, which codes for MIRNKWLWAALFAVPAVELFGFIYVSSFLGAPKTLLIMLATSVIGLLMMRFEGKKVLQDSRTHMQEGRVPGRTMLDGLCIFFGGLLLILPGFVTDLIGFTLVFPLTRPLYRVFLLKWIEKKMKNGTFTFYRR
- a CDS encoding MFS transporter; protein product: MEKITKLRGFYLFLGLAGGSFGSYLSLLLKSNGLEVSQIGVLMAIGTLIAICVQPLWGMVSDRYNQARLVLILSVAVPAVLAVLYRSEYFIVLMLVYTVSTIFSSTQAPIADSYAIAAANRAGATYGSIRMMMSIGAAVGAIAGGQYVSKFSVSTIWLPFLLLNSIAVVIAFTLPKQAEENHMMSQSFSQGIKKLLGNRIFLAFLGGSFLVNQTMTAFGTYFVIAFQSVGGSTSSAGIALFLASITNVPSMFFASRVIRRLGMERTLLLGALIYVLRWGVQVAFPYPSVMIGVQVLHGLSFGFFYIAAVEYVSKITSAEMQATGQSVFNIVFSGLAGILGNLLNGMLLNQGGVGLMNLSCMISAAAGAALLVYVARSSRRKLPLTSASGGVGA